A DNA window from Dethiosulfovibrio faecalis contains the following coding sequences:
- the icd gene encoding isocitrate dehydrogenase (NADP(+)) produces MSKFSDLDLTKYEAPTHGDRIVKKDGKFVVPDNPVVPFVEGDGIGPDITSAMRKVVDSAVEKAYQGKRKIAWWEIFAGQKAMDKFGEAIPEDSFAALRYFGIGIKGPLTTPVGGGFRSLNVAFRQILDLYACVRPVRWFDGVPAPLKSPQDVDMVIFRENTEDLYAGIEWEEGTKECRKVYDFLTKEMGKKIREDSGIGIKPISITGTKRLVRMALQYAVDHGRRTVTLVHKGNIMKFTEGGFLKWGYEVATQEFRDVIVTEKELWDEHDGKLPEGKVLVNDRIADAMFQQILLRPSEYDVLATANLNGDYISDALAASVGGLGLAPGANMNDEVAFFEATHGTAPKYAGMDKVNPGSIILSAVLMLEHMGWQEAADLIVKGIEDTIKEGTVTYDLARQREGAREVSCSRFGQAICDNM; encoded by the coding sequence ATGAGCAAGTTCTCCGATCTCGATCTGACGAAATACGAAGCTCCGACCCATGGCGACAGAATAGTCAAGAAGGACGGCAAGTTCGTCGTTCCCGATAATCCGGTGGTCCCTTTCGTGGAGGGAGATGGAATCGGACCGGATATAACCTCTGCTATGCGTAAAGTGGTCGACTCGGCGGTAGAAAAGGCTTATCAGGGGAAAAGAAAGATCGCCTGGTGGGAGATCTTCGCCGGACAGAAGGCGATGGATAAGTTTGGAGAAGCCATACCGGAGGATTCCTTCGCCGCTTTGCGTTATTTCGGCATAGGCATAAAAGGACCTCTGACGACTCCCGTCGGAGGCGGTTTCCGCAGTCTCAACGTGGCCTTTCGTCAGATTCTGGACCTTTATGCCTGCGTACGCCCTGTAAGATGGTTCGATGGCGTTCCGGCCCCGCTGAAATCGCCGCAGGACGTCGATATGGTTATATTCCGTGAGAACACGGAAGACCTCTACGCCGGAATAGAGTGGGAGGAAGGCACGAAGGAATGCAGGAAGGTGTACGATTTTCTCACCAAAGAGATGGGAAAGAAGATCAGAGAGGATTCCGGAATAGGTATCAAACCCATCTCAATCACCGGAACCAAGAGACTTGTGAGGATGGCCCTTCAATATGCGGTGGATCACGGTCGTCGCACCGTTACCCTTGTCCATAAGGGCAACATAATGAAGTTCACCGAGGGAGGCTTTCTCAAGTGGGGGTACGAGGTGGCGACCCAGGAATTCAGGGATGTCATCGTAACTGAGAAGGAGCTTTGGGACGAGCACGACGGGAAACTTCCCGAGGGCAAAGTGCTGGTGAACGACAGGATCGCCGATGCCATGTTCCAGCAGATTCTTCTGAGACCTTCCGAATACGACGTGCTGGCCACCGCTAACCTCAACGGAGACTACATATCCGATGCTCTTGCCGCCTCCGTGGGAGGGTTGGGCTTGGCTCCCGGGGCTAACATGAACGACGAGGTCGCCTTCTTCGAAGCTACCCACGGAACCGCTCCGAAATATGCCGGAATGGACAAGGTAAATCCCGGGTCCATAATACTTTCCGCCGTTCTGATGTTGGAGCATATGGGGTGGCAGGAGGCAGCCGATCTGATAGTCAAGGGAATAGAGGACACAATCAAAGAAGGTACGGTAACCTATGATCTGGCTCGTCAGAGAGAGGGAGCCAGAGAGGTAAGTTGTTCCCGTTTCGGGCAGGCTATCTGCGATAACATGTAA
- the citF gene encoding citrate lyase subunit alpha: MNMIRNSLGRDVPREVSGLGIMAPFQGAWARVDSGYEEERRGAPLKGFPPVGSKVKDDMKKVIEASGLEDGMTVSFHHHLRNGDAVLPAVMAAIEEMGIKDLAIASSSLTAAHDCVADYVRKGVVTRIFTSGARGEVGKCISAGELDIPVVIRSHGGRARAIEEGSISIDVAFLGAPACDRYGNMTGAIGQSGCGSLGYAKIDAAYARHVVAVTDNLVDAPLTHVSIPQYLVDQVLLVESLGDPSKIASGAARITRSPVDLKVAENAYELVLASGLLRPGVSFQVGAGGASLAVAAFVRDYMREKKIKGSWGCGGITGYMVSMLEEGLFDGLFDVQSFDAAVRDSLFKNPRHVEIDASWYANPFNKGCVVNDLDVVVLAALDVDTDFNVNVMTGNNGELRGASGGHCDTAAGAKLTVVVAPSFRGGIPTIKDEVQTVVTPGETVDAVVTERGICINPRRKDLLEAARRARLNVKDIHDLKTEVEKMTGIPSKPDFDRSKVVALVEYRDGTIIDSIYKLRS; this comes from the coding sequence ATGAACATGATCCGTAATTCTTTAGGCCGTGACGTTCCTCGTGAGGTTTCAGGTCTCGGGATTATGGCCCCTTTTCAGGGGGCGTGGGCCAGGGTGGACTCGGGTTACGAGGAGGAACGGAGAGGAGCGCCTCTTAAGGGTTTTCCCCCGGTAGGTAGCAAGGTCAAGGATGACATGAAAAAGGTTATAGAGGCCTCCGGCCTCGAAGACGGCATGACCGTATCCTTCCATCATCACCTACGTAACGGCGACGCCGTGTTGCCCGCCGTTATGGCGGCGATAGAGGAGATGGGGATCAAGGATCTTGCCATAGCTTCGAGTTCGCTCACTGCCGCACATGATTGCGTAGCCGATTACGTCCGCAAGGGTGTGGTAACCAGGATATTTACATCCGGCGCCAGGGGAGAGGTCGGAAAATGCATATCCGCAGGTGAGTTGGATATCCCGGTTGTGATACGTAGCCATGGAGGAAGGGCACGCGCAATAGAGGAGGGAAGCATCTCTATCGACGTAGCCTTTCTGGGGGCGCCTGCATGTGATAGATACGGCAATATGACCGGTGCTATTGGCCAATCCGGCTGCGGTTCCCTGGGATATGCCAAGATCGATGCGGCGTACGCTCGTCACGTGGTGGCGGTCACCGACAATCTGGTCGATGCGCCTCTGACGCACGTGTCCATACCGCAGTATCTGGTGGATCAGGTTCTCCTTGTGGAGAGTCTCGGCGATCCGAGCAAGATAGCCTCCGGTGCCGCTAGAATAACCAGAAGTCCTGTGGATCTGAAGGTGGCGGAAAACGCCTACGAGTTGGTGCTGGCGTCGGGGCTCCTTCGCCCCGGGGTCTCTTTTCAGGTAGGAGCCGGCGGAGCGAGTCTGGCGGTGGCTGCTTTTGTCAGAGACTATATGAGAGAGAAGAAGATAAAGGGCAGCTGGGGATGCGGTGGCATCACCGGCTATATGGTCTCCATGCTGGAAGAAGGTCTTTTCGATGGCCTGTTCGACGTCCAGAGCTTCGACGCCGCCGTAAGAGACTCGCTTTTCAAAAACCCGAGACACGTTGAGATAGACGCTTCGTGGTATGCCAATCCCTTCAACAAGGGATGCGTGGTGAACGATCTGGACGTGGTGGTACTGGCGGCTCTCGACGTGGATACGGATTTCAACGTGAACGTGATGACCGGAAACAACGGAGAGCTTAGGGGAGCATCGGGAGGGCATTGCGATACCGCCGCCGGTGCTAAACTTACCGTTGTCGTGGCTCCATCTTTCCGAGGGGGAATTCCCACCATAAAGGACGAAGTACAGACCGTGGTGACCCCCGGCGAGACGGTCGACGCAGTGGTGACAGAGAGGGGAATATGCATAAATCCTCGCAGAAAAGACCTGTTGGAGGCTGCCCGCAGGGCCCGGTTGAACGTGAAGGATATTCACGATCTCAAGACGGAGGTCGAGAAAATGACCGGAATTCCGTCGAAACCGGATTTCGACCGGTCAAAGGTCGTAGCCCTTGTGGAGTACAGGGACGGCACGATTATAGACAGCATTTATAAGTTGCGTAGTTAA
- a CDS encoding HpcH/HpaI aldolase/citrate lyase family protein — protein MVKAQRSCLYIPGNNPGMIQHAPIFGADSVLLDLEDAVAVSEKDAARRLVSGFISTLDFGDVMVTVRVNGADTEFFQDDLRAIVPCGPDAVRIPKCSSPDDVLMADEAIGLIEDGTGMDRGTVKIHAMLETAVGVQNASSIANCCERVTALTLGGQDLTADMGVRKTREGWELFAARTQVALAAHAAGIDCFDTVWADVNDNDGLLEETRKVVGLGFTGKAAIHPGQVKWIHKAFVPEEKEIRKAIKVVRAAEAAEREGKGVVAVDGKMVDAPVVKRARHILDMARLSGMEEEDLR, from the coding sequence ATGGTTAAAGCACAACGTTCCTGTCTGTATATTCCTGGGAACAATCCCGGCATGATCCAGCACGCCCCTATCTTCGGGGCTGACAGCGTTCTTCTCGATCTGGAAGATGCCGTGGCCGTGTCAGAAAAGGACGCCGCCCGCAGGCTGGTCAGCGGTTTCATTTCGACCCTGGATTTCGGGGACGTGATGGTGACCGTGAGGGTGAACGGAGCTGATACGGAATTTTTTCAGGACGATCTGAGGGCTATCGTACCCTGTGGCCCCGACGCTGTAAGGATTCCCAAATGTTCGTCTCCCGACGACGTTCTCATGGCCGACGAAGCGATAGGTCTGATAGAGGATGGGACGGGGATGGACAGAGGAACTGTAAAGATTCATGCCATGTTGGAGACCGCGGTAGGAGTTCAAAATGCCTCCTCGATCGCAAATTGTTGCGAAAGGGTGACGGCTCTAACCCTCGGAGGTCAGGATCTGACCGCCGATATGGGAGTTCGGAAGACCAGAGAAGGATGGGAGCTTTTTGCAGCAAGAACCCAGGTGGCTCTTGCCGCACATGCGGCCGGCATCGACTGTTTCGACACCGTGTGGGCCGATGTCAACGATAACGACGGATTGTTGGAGGAGACCCGGAAGGTGGTTGGACTTGGTTTTACCGGAAAGGCCGCTATACATCCTGGACAGGTCAAATGGATACATAAGGCATTCGTGCCAGAAGAGAAGGAGATTCGAAAGGCCATCAAGGTGGTTAGAGCGGCGGAGGCCGCCGAAAGGGAAGGCAAGGGAGTCGTAGCGGTCGACGGAAAAATGGTCGACGCTCCGGTCGTGAAGAGGGCGAGACACATTCTTGATATGGCTAGACTCTCCGGTATGGAAGAGGAGGACCTGAGATGA
- a CDS encoding citrate lyase ACP, producing the protein MSCKLGQAGSLESSDCLVTVSPADSYELECVGPNVSLFGDRTARVVEEIIHRFGNSKVRIMIQDQGALEVTLRARLETALDRFFR; encoded by the coding sequence ATGTCGTGTAAACTTGGACAGGCCGGTTCTCTGGAATCGTCGGATTGTCTCGTTACTGTCAGTCCGGCCGATTCCTATGAATTGGAATGCGTTGGTCCCAACGTTTCCCTTTTCGGCGATCGGACCGCCAGGGTGGTGGAGGAAATTATCCATCGGTTCGGTAACTCGAAGGTCAGGATTATGATACAGGATCAGGGAGCCCTGGAGGTAACCCTCAGAGCTCGCCTTGAAACGGCCCTCGACAGGTTTTTCAGGTGA
- a CDS encoding DUF4198 domain-containing protein, with amino-acid sequence MFCFEKKKIYSVFMAAAICVATAATGAQAHDFWVNAHNPEGSTIKADIGYGHDFPNPETIPEGRTHLFNPLYLVTPEGNVDMVQSGENFSYTVEKKLDKGSYVVAGTYKPTYWSKGPDGTWTQTNRKQRPDAVHAEEAIMYAKTILNVNGSQDESLITKPLGHRLEIVPLKNPAKIHAGETFPVQVLLDGKPLKLAKLEATFDGFSSNKEHKAFVGRCDLKGRIDIVTLKDGYWFSEVTHIIENEDKSICDEVILVATLTFEIEK; translated from the coding sequence ATGTTCTGCTTCGAGAAGAAAAAGATCTACTCCGTTTTTATGGCAGCTGCCATCTGCGTCGCCACGGCGGCGACTGGCGCTCAGGCTCACGATTTCTGGGTAAACGCCCATAACCCCGAGGGAAGCACGATCAAAGCGGATATCGGCTACGGCCACGACTTCCCTAACCCCGAGACTATCCCGGAAGGAAGAACTCATCTGTTCAACCCTCTCTATCTCGTAACTCCTGAAGGCAACGTGGACATGGTTCAATCCGGAGAAAACTTCTCCTATACGGTGGAGAAAAAGCTGGACAAAGGCAGCTACGTCGTGGCCGGAACATATAAACCCACCTATTGGTCGAAAGGCCCCGACGGAACCTGGACCCAGACCAACAGAAAACAGCGTCCCGACGCGGTTCACGCCGAGGAAGCCATTATGTACGCCAAAACTATCCTCAACGTGAACGGATCTCAGGACGAGAGCCTTATAACCAAGCCCCTCGGCCACAGGCTCGAGATCGTTCCGCTTAAGAACCCGGCGAAGATCCATGCCGGAGAGACATTCCCCGTTCAGGTCCTTCTCGACGGCAAGCCCCTCAAACTGGCCAAGCTGGAGGCAACCTTCGATGGATTTTCCAGCAACAAGGAGCACAAGGCCTTCGTAGGACGCTGCGATCTCAAGGGAAGAATCGACATCGTGACCCTAAAAGACGGCTACTGGTTCAGCGAGGTCACCCACATCATAGAAAACGAGGACAAATCGATCTGTGACGAGGTAATTCTGGTAGCCACCCTCACCTTTGAGATAGAAAAATAG